The following coding sequences lie in one Pseudomonas sp. B33.4 genomic window:
- a CDS encoding RidA family protein — MSITRYGTGSTAAGGQPRPFARAVEADGWLHVSGQVPAVDGEIIVGGIVEQTHQTMKNLIAILEEAGYGLEDVVRAGVWLDDPRDFSSFNKVFGEYFKPEHAPARACVQASMMVDCKVEIDCIAYKKKA; from the coding sequence ATGAGCATTACGCGTTACGGCACCGGCAGCACCGCCGCTGGTGGCCAGCCACGACCATTCGCTCGCGCCGTTGAAGCCGATGGCTGGCTGCACGTGTCCGGCCAGGTACCGGCGGTGGATGGGGAGATCATTGTGGGCGGCATCGTCGAGCAGACCCACCAGACCATGAAGAACCTGATCGCGATACTCGAGGAAGCCGGTTATGGCCTGGAGGATGTGGTACGTGCCGGGGTGTGGCTGGATGATCCACGGGATTTCAGCAGTTTCAACAAGGTTTTCGGCGAGTATTTCAAGCCTGAGCACGCACCGGCGCGGGCCTGTGTGCAGGCGAGCATGATGGTTGATTGCAAGGTCGAGATCGATTGCATCGCCTACAAGAAAAAGGCTTGA
- a CDS encoding amino acid deaminase — MTTAINTAVEKGDAAIGAHLTRDVSLPALVLHRKALEHNIRWMQKFVSDSGAELAPHGKTSMTPALFQRQLDAGAWGITLASATQTRAAYAHGVRRVLMANQLVGTPNMALIADLLADPAFDFYCMVDHPDNVADLGAYFASRGVKLNVMIEYGVVGGRCGCRSEQEVIELAKAISAQPALALTGIEGYEGVIHGDHAVSGIREFAASLVRLAVQLQDSGAFAIGKPIITASGSAWYDLIAESFEAQNAAGRFLSVLRPGSYVAHDHGIYKEAQCCVLDRRSDLHEGLRPALEVWAHVQSLPEPGFAVIALGKRDVAFDAGLPVPLLRYKAGVVPALGEDVGACKVTAVMDQHAFMTVAPGVELRIGDIISFGTSHPCLTFDKWRVGLLVDEQLSVIESMETCF, encoded by the coding sequence ATGACGACTGCCATCAATACTGCTGTGGAAAAGGGCGACGCGGCCATTGGCGCACATCTGACGCGTGACGTCAGCCTGCCGGCGCTGGTGCTGCACCGCAAAGCGCTGGAGCACAACATCCGCTGGATGCAGAAGTTTGTCAGCGACAGCGGCGCGGAACTCGCGCCCCACGGTAAAACCAGCATGACCCCGGCACTGTTCCAGCGTCAGCTCGACGCCGGCGCATGGGGCATCACCCTCGCCAGCGCGACCCAGACTCGTGCCGCTTACGCCCATGGTGTACGCCGCGTGCTCATGGCCAACCAATTGGTCGGCACGCCGAACATGGCGTTGATCGCCGATCTGCTCGCCGATCCCGCGTTCGATTTCTATTGCATGGTTGATCACCCGGACAACGTCGCTGATCTCGGTGCCTACTTCGCCTCGCGTGGGGTGAAGCTGAATGTGATGATCGAATACGGCGTGGTCGGCGGACGTTGTGGTTGCCGCAGCGAGCAGGAAGTCATCGAACTGGCCAAGGCCATCAGCGCGCAACCGGCACTGGCCCTGACCGGTATCGAAGGCTACGAAGGGGTGATTCACGGCGATCACGCGGTCAGCGGGATTCGTGAATTTGCCGCGTCGTTGGTGCGTCTGGCCGTGCAGTTGCAGGACAGCGGTGCGTTTGCCATCGGCAAGCCGATCATCACTGCCTCGGGTTCAGCCTGGTACGACCTGATTGCCGAATCGTTCGAAGCGCAGAACGCTGCCGGACGTTTCCTCAGCGTGTTGCGTCCGGGCAGCTATGTCGCTCACGACCATGGCATCTACAAAGAAGCGCAGTGCTGCGTGCTCGACCGCCGCAGTGATTTGCACGAAGGTTTGCGTCCGGCGCTGGAAGTCTGGGCCCACGTGCAATCGTTGCCGGAACCGGGTTTTGCAGTGATCGCGCTGGGGAAGCGCGATGTTGCGTTCGATGCCGGTTTGCCGGTGCCGTTGTTGCGTTACAAGGCCGGTGTGGTGCCGGCGCTGGGCGAGGATGTCGGTGCGTGCAAGGTCACGGCGGTGATGGATCAGCACGCGTTCATGACCGTGGCGCCGGGTGTGGAGTTGCGCATTGGCGACATCATTTCCTTTGGCACGTCGCATCCGTGCCTGACGTTCGACAAGTGGCGTGTGGGGTTGTTGGTGGATGAGCAGT
- a CDS encoding amino acid ABC transporter ATP-binding protein, which produces MTQVQVSPQNQALLDIRGLHKQYGAVEVLKGVDLSMQRGNVVTLIGSSGSGKTTLLRCVNMLEEFQGGQILLDGESIGYDEVNGKRVRHAEKVIARHRAMTGMAFQQFNLFPHLTALQNVTLGLLKVKKMHKDEAVVLAEKWLERVGLLERRNHFPGQLSGGQQQRVAIARAIAMNPSLMLFDEVTSALDPELVGEVLNVIKGLAEDGMTMLLVTHEMRFAFEVSDKIVFMNQGRIEEQGPPKDLFERPQSPRLAEFLKNTRF; this is translated from the coding sequence ATGACTCAAGTTCAAGTTTCCCCACAGAATCAGGCATTGCTGGACATCCGTGGCCTGCACAAACAGTACGGCGCGGTCGAAGTGCTCAAGGGTGTCGATCTGAGCATGCAGCGCGGCAACGTGGTCACGCTGATCGGCTCTAGCGGTTCGGGCAAAACCACGCTGTTGCGATGCGTGAACATGCTCGAAGAGTTCCAGGGCGGGCAGATCCTGCTCGACGGTGAGTCCATCGGCTATGACGAGGTCAACGGCAAGCGTGTGCGCCACGCGGAAAAAGTCATCGCCCGCCATCGCGCGATGACCGGCATGGCGTTCCAGCAATTCAACCTGTTCCCGCATTTGACCGCGTTGCAGAACGTCACTCTGGGCTTGCTCAAGGTGAAGAAAATGCACAAGGACGAAGCCGTGGTCCTCGCCGAAAAATGGCTGGAGCGCGTCGGCCTGCTGGAGCGGCGCAATCACTTTCCCGGTCAGTTGTCCGGCGGCCAGCAGCAGCGCGTGGCGATTGCCCGGGCGATTGCGATGAACCCGAGTCTGATGCTGTTCGATGAGGTCACCTCGGCCCTCGACCCGGAGCTGGTCGGCGAAGTACTCAACGTGATCAAGGGCCTCGCCGAAGACGGCATGACCATGTTGCTGGTGACCCACGAAATGCGTTTCGCCTTCGAGGTCTCGGACAAGATCGTTTTCATGAATCAGGGGCGGATCGAAGAGCAGGGGCCTCCCAAGGATCTGTTCGAACGCCCGCAATCGCCGCGTCTGGCGGAATTTCTCAAAAACACGCGGTTTTGA
- a CDS encoding amino acid ABC transporter permease, which produces MNYQLNFAAVWRDFDTLLAGLGLGLELALVSIAIGCVIGLLMAFALLSRHRALRVLASVYVTVVRNTPILVLILLIYFALPSLGIRLDKIPSFIITLSLYAGAYLTEVFRGGLLSIPKGQREAGLAIGLGEWQVKAYVTVPVMLRNVLPALSNNFISLFKDTSLAAAIAVPELTYYARKINVESYRVIETWLVTTALYVAACYLIAMLLRYLEQRLAIRR; this is translated from the coding sequence ATGAACTATCAGTTGAACTTTGCCGCCGTGTGGCGCGATTTCGACACTTTGCTGGCGGGGCTCGGTCTGGGTCTTGAACTGGCGCTGGTGTCGATCGCCATCGGCTGCGTGATCGGCCTGCTGATGGCGTTTGCCTTGCTTTCCAGGCATCGCGCCTTGCGGGTGCTGGCTTCGGTGTACGTCACGGTGGTGCGTAACACGCCGATTCTGGTGTTGATTCTGTTGATCTACTTTGCCTTGCCGAGTCTCGGCATTCGGCTGGACAAGATTCCGTCGTTCATCATCACCCTGTCGCTGTATGCCGGGGCATACCTGACCGAAGTGTTCCGTGGTGGTTTGCTGAGCATTCCCAAGGGGCAGCGCGAAGCGGGACTGGCGATCGGTCTCGGCGAGTGGCAGGTCAAGGCCTACGTCACCGTGCCGGTGATGCTGCGCAATGTCTTGCCGGCACTGTCGAACAACTTCATCTCGCTGTTCAAGGACACCTCGCTGGCGGCCGCGATTGCGGTGCCGGAGCTGACCTATTACGCGCGCAAGATCAACGTCGAAAGCTACCGGGTGATCGAAACCTGGCTGGTGACCACGGCGTTGTATGTCGCGGCCTGTTACCTCATTGCCATGCTGCTGCGTTACCTCGAGCAGCGCCTGGCGATCCGCCGATAG
- a CDS encoding amino acid ABC transporter permease: MYESPSWLHELWVAREPLWQGFLTSVQVSALAILLGTMLGVVAGLVLTYGNFWMRAPFRFYVDLIRGTPVFVLVLACFYMAPALGWQISAFQAGALGLTLFCGSHVAEIVRGALQALPRGQMEASQAIGLTFYQSLGYVLLPQALRQILPTWVNSSTEIVKASTLLSVIGVAELLLSTQQIIARNFMTLEFYLFAGFLFFVINYGIELLGRHIEKRVALP; encoded by the coding sequence ATGTACGAATCTCCCAGTTGGTTACATGAGTTGTGGGTCGCACGCGAGCCACTTTGGCAGGGTTTTTTGACTAGCGTGCAAGTGTCGGCGCTGGCGATCCTGCTCGGCACGATGCTCGGCGTGGTCGCGGGGCTGGTGCTGACATACGGCAACTTCTGGATGCGCGCACCGTTTCGGTTTTACGTCGACCTGATTCGCGGCACACCGGTGTTTGTATTGGTCCTGGCCTGCTTCTACATGGCGCCGGCGCTCGGCTGGCAGATCAGCGCGTTTCAGGCCGGTGCCTTGGGGTTGACGCTGTTTTGCGGCTCGCACGTTGCCGAAATCGTTCGCGGTGCGCTGCAAGCCTTGCCACGCGGGCAGATGGAAGCGAGCCAGGCCATCGGCTTGACGTTCTACCAATCGCTCGGTTACGTGCTGTTGCCTCAGGCACTGCGGCAGATCCTGCCGACCTGGGTCAACTCGTCGACCGAAATCGTCAAGGCTTCGACTTTGCTGTCGGTGATCGGCGTCGCCGAATTGCTCCTCAGCACGCAACAGATCATCGCCCGGAACTTCATGACTCTGGAGTTCTACCTGTTCGCCGGATTTCTGTTCTTCGTCATCAACTACGGCATCGAGTTACTCGGCCGGCACATTGAAAAACGGGTGGCCCTGCCATGA
- a CDS encoding IclR family transcriptional regulator — translation MTEDSIKRRARGLDRAFDILDFLKEIGQPLRPNDIANGIGSPKSTVYELVASLLERRILEPVGKDGHVYLGRQLYFLGQAHLRHFDLSREADHALQEIVSQTHETAQMCLLNGRKYTVALMKEGERHFRISSDIGENAPIPWTASGRLLLAHLSDQQIIDLIDEDDYILPDGERLPLERFLGEIRQAGIDGFFSFDSVADTFTHCFAAPVKDPQGVAICTLCIVAPRADAKNNYNDYRRVLIESANSLARRINE, via the coding sequence ATGACCGAAGACAGCATCAAACGCCGGGCCCGCGGTCTGGACCGGGCGTTCGATATCCTCGATTTCCTCAAGGAGATCGGCCAGCCGCTGCGCCCGAACGACATCGCCAACGGCATCGGCAGTCCGAAATCCACGGTCTACGAACTGGTCGCTTCGCTGCTGGAACGACGGATCCTGGAACCGGTGGGCAAGGACGGTCACGTCTATCTCGGCCGGCAGTTGTACTTTCTCGGTCAGGCGCACCTGCGCCATTTCGATCTCAGTCGCGAGGCCGATCACGCCTTGCAGGAAATCGTCAGCCAGACCCATGAAACCGCGCAGATGTGCCTGCTCAACGGGCGCAAATACACGGTGGCACTGATGAAGGAAGGCGAGCGGCATTTCCGCATTTCCTCCGACATCGGCGAAAACGCGCCAATCCCGTGGACCGCTTCCGGACGCCTGTTGCTCGCACACCTGAGCGATCAGCAGATCATCGACCTCATCGACGAAGATGATTACATCCTGCCCGACGGCGAGCGTTTGCCACTGGAGCGTTTTCTTGGCGAAATCCGTCAGGCCGGCATCGATGGATTTTTCTCTTTCGACAGCGTTGCTGACACCTTTACCCATTGCTTCGCCGCCCCGGTCAAAGACCCTCAAGGCGTGGCCATTTGCACCTTGTGCATCGTCGCCCCACGGGCCGATGCGAAGAACAATTACAACGACTATCGCCGGGTTCTGATCGAGAGCGCCAACAGCCTCGCCCGGCGCATCAACGAATAA